In Chitinophaga sp. HK235, a single window of DNA contains:
- a CDS encoding DUF2147 domain-containing protein: MKRLALVIGFTMASMAGFAQAANAIKGLWFNPEKDGKVDIYESSGKYYGKLVWMKTPFEADGKTPRKDSKNKNTSLRDRTLLNMVILTGFAFENGKWVDGEVYDPKSGKTYSSVMSLKGDKLEIRGYIGTPLFGRTAVFTRQ; this comes from the coding sequence ATGAAACGATTAGCATTAGTAATAGGATTTACTATGGCCAGTATGGCAGGATTTGCTCAGGCCGCCAACGCAATCAAGGGCCTGTGGTTTAACCCGGAAAAAGACGGGAAGGTGGACATCTATGAATCATCCGGCAAGTATTATGGGAAACTGGTGTGGATGAAAACACCATTTGAGGCCGACGGAAAAACACCACGTAAAGACAGTAAAAATAAAAATACAAGCCTGAGAGACCGGACCTTACTGAACATGGTAATACTTACCGGTTTTGCATTCGAAAATGGCAAGTGGGTAGATGGTGAGGTATATGACCCTAAAAGCGGCAAGACTTACAGCAGTGTCATGAGCCTGAAAGGTGACAAACTGGAAATCAGGGGATATATCGGAACACCATTGTTTGGAAGAACGGCTGTCTTCACCAGACAGTAG